A genomic region of Caulobacter sp. NIBR2454 contains the following coding sequences:
- a CDS encoding putative bifunctional diguanylate cyclase/phosphodiesterase, which produces MALKQNLKRGWDASAMLEALGAADVALWVWEPEADRLRLNGPARALGLGPLAPECASAAILALAIPQDRAQVERMLRTQAPGSEVVVRVRMRGAESCLWRGVWLEEGVRAAGVVAPETKYAASQHDQLTGLLDRSSFIARARDRMQSAGEYEMVVADLDRLRRLNEALGHERADLVLAALGSRLAAAFPPNAVIGRIGEDEFAVLIEAVSGREPAEMLRQAVEQPLRVVGFDIFPTLSLGAVSAEGGENAPEATELLRRAELAVEAARMGGRGGAAAYGRAMESDGLSQLALEADLRGALGRGEIIPFFQPVVRLSDGALAGFEALARWRHPRRGFLPPDDFLPLVEEMGLMSELGGHMVRAAATQLAAWRRTHSQVEGMTVSVNLSTGEIDRASLIAEVASVIKENDLPPAALKLEITESEVMRDPKRAASVLNALRATGVGLALDDFGTGFSSLSYLSQLPVDTLKIDRYFVRTMAANEGSAKIVRSIVQLGRDLDLEVVGEGVENAAMAAKLLELGCDYGQGFGYAPALPATEAEVYLNEAYLDGVAPLRAWG; this is translated from the coding sequence ATGGCGCTGAAGCAAAACCTGAAACGAGGCTGGGACGCCTCGGCCATGCTGGAGGCCTTGGGCGCTGCTGACGTGGCGCTGTGGGTCTGGGAGCCCGAAGCCGACCGCCTGCGCCTCAACGGTCCCGCCCGCGCTCTGGGTCTGGGCCCGCTCGCGCCTGAATGCGCTTCCGCCGCCATCCTCGCCCTCGCCATTCCCCAGGACCGCGCCCAGGTCGAGCGCATGCTGCGCACCCAGGCGCCGGGTTCCGAAGTCGTCGTCCGCGTCCGCATGCGTGGGGCCGAAAGCTGTCTGTGGCGCGGCGTCTGGCTGGAGGAAGGCGTACGGGCCGCCGGGGTGGTCGCCCCGGAAACGAAATATGCCGCCTCGCAGCACGATCAACTCACGGGTCTGCTCGACCGCTCCAGCTTCATCGCCCGCGCCCGCGACCGTATGCAGTCGGCGGGCGAGTACGAGATGGTGGTCGCCGACCTCGACCGTCTGCGCCGCCTGAACGAAGCCCTGGGCCATGAGCGCGCCGATCTGGTGCTGGCCGCCCTGGGGTCGCGTCTGGCCGCCGCCTTTCCCCCCAACGCCGTCATCGGCCGTATCGGCGAGGACGAATTCGCCGTCCTGATCGAGGCGGTCAGCGGCCGAGAGCCGGCCGAGATGCTCCGCCAGGCCGTTGAACAACCTCTGCGCGTCGTGGGCTTTGATATCTTCCCGACCCTGTCGCTGGGCGCGGTATCGGCCGAGGGCGGCGAGAACGCCCCCGAGGCCACCGAACTGCTGCGCCGGGCCGAACTGGCCGTGGAGGCCGCCCGTATGGGTGGTCGTGGCGGCGCCGCCGCCTATGGCCGGGCCATGGAAAGCGACGGCCTGTCCCAACTGGCGCTGGAGGCGGACCTGCGCGGCGCCCTGGGCCGGGGCGAGATCATTCCCTTCTTTCAGCCTGTGGTCAGGCTGTCCGACGGCGCGCTGGCGGGCTTCGAGGCGCTGGCACGGTGGCGTCACCCGCGCCGCGGCTTCCTGCCGCCTGACGACTTCCTGCCCTTGGTCGAGGAAATGGGCCTGATGAGCGAGCTGGGCGGCCACATGGTCCGGGCCGCCGCCACGCAACTGGCCGCCTGGCGCCGTACGCACAGCCAGGTTGAGGGCATGACGGTCAGCGTCAACCTTTCCACGGGCGAGATCGACCGCGCCAGCCTGATCGCCGAGGTCGCCTCGGTCATCAAGGAGAACGATCTGCCGCCGGCGGCCCTGAAGCTGGAGATCACCGAAAGCGAAGTGATGCGCGATCCCAAGCGCGCCGCCTCGGTGCTCAACGCCCTGCGCGCCACCGGCGTCGGTCTGGCGCTGGACGACTTCGGAACGGGCTTCTCCTCGCTGTCCTACCTGTCGCAACTGCCTGTCGATACGCTGAAGATCGACCGCTATTTCGTGCGGACCATGGCCGCCAATGAAGGCTCGGCCAAGATCGTCCGCTCGATCGTGCAGCTCGGTCGCGACCTGGATCTGGAAGTTGTGGGCGAGGGGGTCGAGAACGCCGCCATGGCCGCCAAGCTCTTGGAGCTAGGCTGCGACTACGGCCAGGGTTTTGGCTATGCGCCCGCCCTGCCGGCCACCGAGGCCGAGGTCTACCTCAACGAGGCGTATCTCGACGGCGTCGCGCCGCTTCGGGCTTGGGGTTAG
- the thrC gene encoding threonine synthase — MKYISTRGEAPAIGFLDAVLSGLAPDGGLYVPESWPSFTADEIAAFAGKPYHEVATEVLARFAGDEIAREDLAAICQEAYASFAHPATTPLKQLAPGLFLLELFHGPTLAFKDVAMQLLGRLYDHILSTRSRSLTIVCATSGDTGGAAVEAFRGRSNVKIVAMFPDGRISEVQRRFMTTVEDDNVQCLSVGGTFDDCQAILKGMFADGQFANAVDLSAVNSINWARVAAQSVYYFTAAVALGAPLREVAFAIPTGNFGDAYAGYVASKMGLPIRSLTAATNANDIVARAIEEGRYVRGQVAATSSPAMDIQVSSNFERLYFEAVGRDGVETGRAFRAFAESGVLDIPPSALAAMREIFRGRAVSEAETARTMVATLNETGEMIDPHTAVGVTAAQAMLAAGDVGAPLVVLSTAHPAKFPEAVLAACGVDAPAPRGAGDLFQRPERFDNVSADAEAVKARVRAFARAE; from the coding sequence ATGAAGTACATCTCCACCCGGGGAGAAGCCCCCGCGATCGGCTTTCTGGATGCGGTCCTGTCGGGCCTCGCGCCCGATGGCGGCCTGTATGTTCCTGAAAGCTGGCCCAGCTTCACCGCTGACGAGATCGCCGCCTTCGCTGGCAAGCCGTATCACGAGGTCGCCACCGAAGTGCTAGCCCGCTTCGCCGGTGATGAGATCGCCCGCGAGGATCTGGCCGCTATCTGCCAGGAGGCCTATGCCAGCTTCGCCCACCCGGCGACGACGCCGCTGAAGCAGCTCGCGCCGGGCCTGTTCCTGCTGGAGCTGTTCCACGGCCCGACCCTGGCGTTCAAGGACGTGGCGATGCAGCTGCTGGGGCGGCTGTACGACCACATCCTTTCCACGCGTAGTCGAAGTCTGACCATCGTCTGCGCCACGTCGGGCGACACCGGCGGCGCGGCGGTCGAGGCGTTTCGCGGCCGGTCCAATGTGAAGATCGTCGCCATGTTCCCGGACGGTCGGATCAGCGAGGTCCAGCGCCGGTTCATGACCACGGTCGAGGACGATAACGTCCAATGCCTGTCGGTGGGCGGTACGTTCGACGACTGCCAGGCGATCCTCAAGGGGATGTTCGCCGACGGCCAGTTCGCCAACGCCGTGGACCTGTCGGCGGTCAACTCGATCAACTGGGCGCGGGTCGCGGCGCAGAGCGTCTATTACTTCACCGCTGCCGTGGCCCTGGGCGCGCCGCTGCGCGAGGTGGCCTTCGCCATCCCGACCGGTAACTTTGGCGACGCCTATGCCGGCTATGTGGCCAGCAAGATGGGCTTGCCGATCCGCAGCCTGACGGCGGCCACCAACGCCAACGACATTGTCGCCCGCGCCATCGAGGAAGGCCGCTATGTGCGCGGCCAGGTGGCGGCGACCTCATCGCCGGCCATGGACATCCAGGTGTCATCCAACTTCGAGCGTCTCTACTTCGAAGCCGTGGGCCGCGATGGGGTCGAGACCGGTCGCGCCTTCCGCGCTTTCGCCGAGTCGGGCGTGCTGGATATCCCGCCGTCGGCCCTGGCGGCGATGCGCGAGATATTCCGAGGCCGGGCGGTGAGTGAGGCCGAAACCGCCCGGACCATGGTCGCCACGCTGAACGAGACCGGCGAGATGATCGATCCGCACACGGCTGTCGGCGTGACCGCCGCCCAGGCCATGCTGGCCGCCGGCGATGTCGGCGCGCCGCTGGTTGTGTTGTCCACCGCTCATCCGGCCAAGTTCCCGGAAGCGGTCCTGGCGGCCTGCGGCGTCGACGCCCCGGCGCCGCGCGGCGCGGGCGACCTGTTCCAGCGTCCGGAGCGCTTCGACAACGTTTCCGCCGACGCCGAGGCGGTGAAGGCCCGGGTCCGCGCCTTCGCGAGAGCCGAGTGA
- a CDS encoding DUF983 domain-containing protein has product MLFEGFLRISPACEACGYDLSKADSGDGPAVFIILIAGFLVCFTALFVEFTFHPPIWLHLILWLPLITVVSVGLLRPMKGLMVAAQVANKASEAGRHDV; this is encoded by the coding sequence ATGCTCTTCGAGGGCTTCCTTCGCATCAGCCCGGCCTGCGAGGCCTGCGGCTATGATCTTTCCAAGGCCGACAGCGGCGACGGCCCCGCGGTCTTCATTATCCTCATCGCCGGCTTCCTGGTCTGCTTCACGGCCCTGTTCGTGGAGTTCACTTTCCACCCGCCGATCTGGCTGCACCTGATCCTGTGGCTCCCCCTGATCACCGTCGTCTCCGTCGGCTTGCTACGGCCGATGAAGGGTCTGATGGTCGCCGCCCAAGTCGCGAACAAGGCCTCTGAAGCGGGCCGTCACGACGTCTGA
- a CDS encoding GNAT family N-acetyltransferase, whose amino-acid sequence MLDWLSPRTEIALQGEGVTLRSPRPSDHAEWARVREASRDFLQRWEPTWPDDDLTRAAFRRRIDAYDRELLEGQGVALAIRETRENRLVGLIRMHNVRRGVAETASLGYWIGQPFARRGYGLAAVRAVSAFAFGPYRLSRLEAQCLPDNEPSRRLLLKACFTEEGYARAYLKINGEWRDHRLFGLVSRARASEGPDKAGA is encoded by the coding sequence ATGCTCGACTGGCTTTCCCCGAGGACCGAGATCGCTCTGCAGGGCGAGGGCGTCACGCTGCGCAGTCCCCGGCCTTCCGACCATGCTGAATGGGCGAGGGTTCGGGAGGCGTCACGCGACTTCCTGCAACGCTGGGAGCCCACCTGGCCGGACGACGACCTGACTCGCGCTGCGTTCCGCCGACGCATCGACGCCTATGACCGCGAACTGCTGGAAGGGCAGGGGGTGGCGCTGGCGATCCGCGAAACGCGGGAGAACCGGCTGGTCGGCCTGATCCGCATGCACAATGTCCGCCGGGGCGTCGCCGAGACCGCATCGCTTGGCTACTGGATCGGCCAGCCCTTCGCCCGCCGCGGCTATGGTCTGGCGGCGGTGCGGGCGGTGAGCGCCTTCGCCTTCGGCCCGTACCGACTGTCGCGCCTGGAAGCGCAGTGCCTGCCCGATAACGAGCCTTCCCGTCGTTTATTGCTCAAAGCCTGCTTCACGGAGGAAGGTTACGCGCGGGCTTATCTGAAAATTAACGGCGAATGGCGAGACCATAGGTTGTTCGGACTGGTCTCGCGCGCGCGTGCGTCGGAAGGTCCGGACAAAGCCGGGGCCTAG
- a CDS encoding M16 family metallopeptidase, whose protein sequence is MPGLETVALSVVAGRGSRFEDKGRSGWSHLLEHMVFKGAGERSARDIVEVIENEGGNLNAATGYERTSFQVRALKGGEGLGMAVVADLLLRPTLDAEDLEKEKQVIGQEIAEAADTPDDLVFDQVQGAAWGDTGLGRPILGTDASLAPATPQAVGEWRAALYAADALVVSAAGAVDEARLLDLAEREFGSMPTAAGAPASPTPDFQGGHSETPKRLEQAHLVMLLPAFGARDPDYFVLRLFAEALGGGMSSRLFQEVRESRGLAYAIDAYADTYSDVGVLGVYAGCAAKDAAEAARVTAAQIAGLAQKIEPVELSRAKAQLKASMFMGREQPLSRAEQAAGQTLLFGKTLSAGEIGAAIDAVEAGDIARVGTRLLSSGKCATAVLGAKGAMKAGQAFESGLFG, encoded by the coding sequence ATGCCGGGCCTGGAGACGGTCGCCCTTTCGGTCGTGGCGGGCCGTGGATCACGGTTCGAGGACAAGGGTCGCTCGGGCTGGTCGCATCTGCTGGAGCACATGGTGTTCAAGGGCGCGGGCGAACGCTCGGCTCGCGATATCGTCGAGGTCATCGAGAACGAGGGCGGCAATCTCAACGCCGCCACTGGCTATGAGCGCACCAGTTTCCAGGTCCGCGCCCTGAAGGGTGGTGAGGGTCTGGGCATGGCGGTCGTCGCTGACCTGTTGCTTCGCCCGACCCTCGACGCCGAGGACCTGGAGAAGGAAAAGCAGGTCATCGGCCAGGAGATCGCCGAGGCCGCCGACACTCCCGACGACCTCGTCTTCGATCAAGTCCAGGGCGCCGCCTGGGGTGACACCGGCTTGGGCCGGCCGATCCTGGGCACCGACGCCAGCCTGGCCCCGGCCACGCCACAGGCCGTGGGCGAATGGCGCGCGGCGCTATACGCCGCCGACGCCCTGGTGGTCAGCGCCGCGGGCGCGGTCGATGAGGCGCGGCTACTGGATCTGGCCGAGCGAGAGTTCGGCTCCATGCCCACGGCGGCTGGTGCGCCGGCCTCGCCGACACCCGATTTTCAAGGCGGCCACAGCGAGACGCCCAAGCGGCTTGAGCAGGCGCATCTGGTGATGCTGCTGCCGGCGTTCGGCGCGCGCGATCCCGACTATTTCGTCCTGCGCCTGTTCGCCGAGGCTCTGGGCGGCGGCATGTCGTCTCGCCTGTTCCAGGAGGTGCGCGAAAGCCGTGGCCTCGCCTACGCCATCGACGCCTATGCCGACACCTATTCCGATGTGGGCGTGCTTGGGGTCTATGCCGGCTGCGCCGCCAAGGACGCGGCCGAGGCCGCCAGGGTGACGGCCGCCCAGATCGCTGGTCTGGCGCAGAAGATCGAGCCGGTGGAGCTGTCGCGCGCCAAGGCCCAGCTAAAGGCCTCGATGTTCATGGGCCGCGAGCAGCCCCTGTCGCGCGCCGAGCAGGCGGCGGGCCAGACTCTGCTGTTCGGAAAGACTCTCAGCGCTGGCGAGATCGGCGCGGCCATCGACGCGGTCGAGGCCGGCGATATCGCTCGGGTCGGAACGCGCCTGCTGAGTTCGGGCAAGTGCGCCACCGCCGTGCTGGGCGCCAAGGGCGCCATGAAGGCGGGCCAGGCGTTCGAGTCCGGGCTGTTCGGCTGA
- a CDS encoding SURF1 family protein, translated as MTQTSRFPIGLTIATAISLAILCTLGGWQMQRLAWKQDLLTRIAALQGAPATPWMPSSAEFTRVSLTCPGLAKAPFVELYAIREGKAGSRIISACKTPQGSVLVDRGFVPDTISARPPVDAADRTPVAVAGVLRGGDPRSFITPPDRPAERQFFAREVGPIAAALGAANPAPMFLMAETSSNPEWAALEPAPLPAEITNRHLEYALTWFGLAATLACVYAAMLWRRRRD; from the coding sequence ATGACCCAGACCAGCAGGTTTCCGATCGGCCTGACCATCGCCACCGCGATCAGCTTGGCGATCCTTTGCACCCTCGGCGGCTGGCAGATGCAGCGCCTGGCCTGGAAGCAGGACCTGCTCACCCGCATCGCCGCTCTCCAGGGCGCGCCGGCCACGCCATGGATGCCGAGTTCGGCGGAGTTCACCCGCGTCTCCCTGACCTGTCCGGGCCTAGCCAAGGCGCCCTTTGTCGAGCTGTACGCAATCCGCGAGGGCAAGGCCGGGTCACGCATCATTTCCGCCTGTAAGACGCCGCAAGGAAGCGTACTGGTCGATCGTGGCTTCGTGCCCGACACCATCTCGGCCCGCCCACCGGTCGACGCCGCCGACCGCACGCCCGTCGCCGTGGCCGGCGTTCTGCGCGGCGGCGATCCGCGCAGCTTCATCACCCCGCCAGACCGTCCGGCCGAGCGTCAGTTCTTCGCCCGCGAGGTCGGCCCCATCGCCGCCGCCCTGGGCGCCGCCAATCCCGCTCCGATGTTCCTGATGGCCGAAACGTCGAGCAATCCGGAATGGGCCGCGCTGGAGCCAGCGCCCCTCCCGGCGGAGATCACCAACCGCCATCTGGAATACGCCCTGACCTGGTTCGGCCTTGCCGCTACGCTGGCCTGCGTCTATGCCGCCATGCTCTGGCGCAGGCGAAGAGACTGA
- a CDS encoding YqgE/AlgH family protein translates to MAETEFLTGRLLVAMPGIDDPRFERAVVFVCSHDEDAAMGLAVNRPVDGLMVSDLLEKLGVPQAADGPADLVLMGGPVQRERGFVLHTADYEAQGASVPITDDLSLTATRDVLVAMTDYRTKPRRSVLALGYAGWDGGQLEQELRENVWLICDPDEAILFGSDHEHKWSQALAKLGISADQLSGQAGRA, encoded by the coding sequence ATGGCTGAAACTGAATTCCTCACCGGCCGCCTGCTGGTGGCCATGCCCGGCATCGACGATCCGCGCTTCGAGCGGGCCGTTGTCTTCGTCTGCTCGCACGACGAGGACGCCGCTATGGGGCTGGCCGTGAACCGGCCGGTGGACGGGCTGATGGTCAGCGACCTGCTGGAGAAGCTGGGCGTGCCCCAGGCTGCGGATGGTCCCGCCGATCTTGTCCTGATGGGTGGACCGGTGCAGCGCGAGCGTGGTTTTGTCCTGCATACCGCAGACTATGAGGCGCAGGGCGCCAGCGTGCCGATCACCGACGACCTCAGCCTAACCGCCACCCGCGACGTGCTGGTGGCGATGACCGACTATCGCACCAAGCCGCGACGCTCCGTCCTGGCCCTGGGCTATGCGGGATGGGACGGCGGCCAGCTTGAGCAGGAGCTGCGCGAGAACGTCTGGCTGATCTGCGATCCGGACGAGGCGATCCTGTTCGGGTCGGACCATGAGCACAAATGGTCCCAAGCCCTGGCCAAGCTCGGCATCAGCGCTGACCAGCTTTCAGGCCAGGCCGGACGGGCCTAA
- a CDS encoding acyl-CoA dehydrogenase has protein sequence MTYIAPVQDLLASLRAAGFDQLAALFPEVDEETAAAILEAAGAFASEVIAPLNRPGDLAGATYANGKVAAAPGYADAYRRFAADGWNSLSADPRFGGQGLPKALEIAVFEMIQAASLAFGLCPMLTQGAIEALHAHGTERQQNLYLPKLISGEWTGTMNLTEPQAGSDLAAVATRAEPDGEGGYRLHGQKIFITWGDHDAADNIVHLVLARLPGAPEGVKGISLFLAPKVMVADDGALGSLNDVRPGGIEHKLGIHASPTCVMLFEGAKAELVGEEGQGLAHMFTMMNAARLQVGTQGVAIAERAYQQALAFAQERRQGRSAWTGETKAPIFDHPDVRRTLMLIKAKTVAARGICLSTAIAADLSRLADTPEARDKAKRREELLTPIAKGWSTDIGVWAASEGLQVHGGMGFIEETGAAQHYRDARILPIYEGTNGIQAMDLAGRKLSMAGGLALEELLAEIEATAATAEGTIGPRLTAAAAAAREASAWLAARKGTPDALAGATAFLQLMGETTGGWMLAKGDDAALARLYADQVLAGTPGLVAAVTQGAALLEAWTG, from the coding sequence ATGACCTACATCGCCCCCGTCCAGGACTTGCTCGCCTCTCTCCGCGCCGCTGGTTTTGACCAGCTTGCCGCTCTGTTTCCCGAGGTGGACGAGGAAACAGCCGCCGCGATCCTTGAAGCCGCGGGAGCCTTCGCCAGCGAGGTCATTGCGCCGCTGAACCGCCCCGGCGACCTGGCGGGCGCTACCTATGCCAACGGCAAAGTCGCGGCGGCTCCGGGCTATGCCGACGCCTATCGCCGCTTCGCCGCCGATGGCTGGAATAGCCTGTCAGCCGATCCGCGGTTTGGTGGCCAGGGCCTGCCCAAGGCGCTGGAGATCGCCGTGTTCGAAATGATACAGGCCGCCAGCCTGGCCTTTGGCCTGTGCCCCATGCTGACCCAGGGCGCGATCGAGGCGCTGCATGCTCACGGCACCGAGCGGCAGCAGAACCTGTACCTCCCCAAGCTGATCAGCGGCGAGTGGACCGGCACCATGAACCTGACCGAGCCGCAGGCCGGTTCGGATCTGGCCGCCGTCGCCACCCGCGCTGAACCCGATGGCGAAGGCGGCTATCGCCTGCATGGCCAGAAGATTTTCATCACCTGGGGCGACCACGACGCCGCCGACAACATCGTCCACTTGGTCCTCGCCCGCCTGCCGGGCGCGCCTGAGGGGGTGAAGGGGATCTCGTTGTTCCTGGCCCCGAAGGTCATGGTCGCCGACGATGGCGCCCTGGGTTCGCTCAACGACGTCCGCCCCGGCGGCATCGAACACAAGCTGGGCATCCACGCCTCGCCCACCTGCGTCATGCTGTTCGAAGGCGCCAAGGCCGAACTGGTCGGCGAAGAGGGCCAGGGCCTGGCCCACATGTTCACGATGATGAACGCCGCCCGCCTGCAGGTGGGGACGCAAGGCGTCGCCATCGCCGAGCGGGCCTATCAGCAGGCGCTGGCTTTCGCCCAGGAGCGCCGCCAGGGTCGCAGCGCCTGGACCGGCGAGACCAAGGCGCCGATCTTCGATCACCCCGACGTGCGTCGCACCCTGATGTTGATCAAGGCTAAGACCGTCGCAGCGCGTGGGATCTGCCTGTCTACCGCCATCGCCGCCGACCTGTCGCGCCTGGCCGATACGCCGGAAGCCCGCGACAAGGCCAAGCGCCGCGAGGAATTGCTGACCCCAATCGCCAAGGGCTGGTCCACCGACATCGGCGTCTGGGCGGCGTCCGAGGGCCTGCAAGTTCACGGCGGCATGGGCTTCATCGAGGAAACCGGCGCGGCCCAGCACTATCGCGACGCCCGCATCCTGCCGATCTACGAGGGCACCAACGGCATTCAGGCCATGGATCTGGCTGGCCGCAAGCTGTCCATGGCCGGCGGCCTGGCGCTGGAGGAGTTGCTGGCCGAGATCGAGGCCACGGCCGCCACGGCGGAAGGCACGATCGGTCCGCGCCTGACCGCCGCCGCCGCCGCGGCGCGTGAAGCGTCCGCCTGGTTGGCGGCGCGCAAGGGCACGCCCGACGCCCTGGCGGGCGCGACGGCGTTCCTGCAGTTGATGGGTGAGACGACGGGCGGCTGGATGCTGGCCAAGGGCGACGACGCCGCGCTGGCCCGGCTCTACGCCGATCAGGTCTTGGCCGGGACCCCCGGCCTGGTCGCGGCGGTCACGCAAGGCGCCGCGTTGCTGGAGGCGTGGACGGGCTGA
- a CDS encoding cytochrome c oxidase subunit 3, whose product MASGAVKHDYHILPPSPWPFVGSAAATVLAIGAVVWLKGGVFGLEKGTWWVFALGLLGIIYTMIGWWGDIIKEANAGDHTPVVSIGLRYGMILFIASEVMFFVAWFWMFFEMALFHEHRTLSALEEVKTAWAQWPPAGVETVSAWRLPLVNTLTLLLSGTTVTWAHHAIIKNDRKGAKLALILTIGLGLLFSAIQFYEYAHINHEHLFYSEAAANSGLYGSTFFLATGFHGAHVIIGTIFLIVCLIRLMNGAFTPQKHFGFEAAAWYWHFVDVVWLFLFAFVYVVFG is encoded by the coding sequence ATGGCATCCGGCGCCGTCAAACACGACTACCACATTCTTCCGCCCAGCCCGTGGCCGTTCGTCGGCTCGGCCGCGGCGACCGTTCTGGCCATCGGCGCTGTCGTCTGGCTCAAGGGCGGCGTGTTCGGTCTCGAGAAGGGCACCTGGTGGGTGTTCGCGCTCGGCCTGCTCGGCATCATCTACACGATGATCGGCTGGTGGGGCGACATCATCAAGGAAGCCAACGCCGGCGACCACACCCCCGTCGTCTCGATCGGCCTGCGCTACGGCATGATCCTGTTCATCGCGTCCGAAGTGATGTTCTTCGTGGCGTGGTTCTGGATGTTCTTCGAAATGGCGCTCTTCCATGAGCACCGCACCCTGTCGGCGCTCGAGGAAGTGAAGACCGCCTGGGCCCAATGGCCCCCGGCCGGCGTGGAAACCGTCTCGGCCTGGCGTCTGCCGCTGGTCAACACCCTGACCCTGCTGCTGTCGGGCACTACAGTGACCTGGGCTCACCACGCGATCATCAAGAACGACCGCAAGGGCGCCAAGCTGGCCCTGATCCTGACCATCGGCCTTGGCCTGCTGTTCAGCGCGATCCAGTTCTACGAGTACGCGCACATTAACCACGAGCACCTGTTCTACTCGGAAGCCGCCGCCAATTCGGGCCTGTACGGTTCGACCTTCTTCCTGGCCACCGGCTTCCACGGCGCTCACGTGATCATCGGCACGATCTTCCTGATCGTCTGCCTGATCCGCCTGATGAACGGCGCCTTCACGCCGCAGAAGCACTTCGGCTTCGAAGCGGCCGCTTGGTACTGGCACTTCGTGGACGTGGTCTGGCTGTTCCTGTTCGCCTTCGTCTACGTCGTCTTCGGCTAG
- a CDS encoding YceI family protein, protein MRRSLAYAAFAFALAASPLAYAASTNPAEMPAGTYALDKTHASITAQIDHFGFSGYTFRFDKFDASYSYDPAKPDASVLKVTVDVNSLSTGYDKADAAFPAEFLAADKHPTATFVSKSIQRGAGNKGVVTGDLTLAGVTKPVKLDVTFNGSGKDMFGAIRSGFSASTVIKRTEFGSTKYAPALGDEVKLVMDVEFTKQ, encoded by the coding sequence ATGCGCCGCTCTCTCGCCTACGCCGCCTTCGCCTTCGCCCTGGCCGCGTCCCCCCTGGCCTACGCCGCTTCCACCAACCCCGCCGAAATGCCGGCTGGGACCTATGCCTTGGACAAGACCCACGCCAGCATCACCGCCCAGATCGATCACTTCGGCTTTAGCGGCTACACCTTCCGCTTCGACAAGTTCGACGCCAGCTATTCGTACGATCCGGCCAAGCCTGACGCTTCGGTCCTGAAGGTCACGGTGGACGTCAATTCGCTGAGCACTGGTTACGACAAGGCAGACGCCGCCTTTCCGGCCGAGTTCCTGGCCGCCGACAAGCACCCGACCGCTACCTTTGTCTCCAAGTCGATACAGCGCGGGGCGGGCAACAAGGGCGTTGTGACCGGCGACCTGACCCTGGCCGGCGTCACCAAGCCGGTGAAGCTGGATGTGACCTTCAACGGCTCGGGCAAGGACATGTTCGGCGCGATCCGTTCGGGCTTCTCGGCTTCGACCGTGATCAAGCGCACCGAGTTCGGTTCGACCAAGTACGCCCCGGCCCTGGGCGATGAGGTCAAGCTCGTCATGGATGTTGAGTTCACCAAGCAATAA
- a CDS encoding peroxiredoxin yields MTIKVGDTLPAATFMTTSPEGPKPITGDEAFKGTVALFAVPGAFTPTCSAKHLPGFKEKAADLKAKGVDSIACVSVNDVFVMKAWAKDQGVGDEILMLADGNGDFTRAIGLDFDGSKFGMGPRSQRYSMIIKDGVVQQLNIEEGGEFRVSSADYMLGQL; encoded by the coding sequence ATGACCATCAAAGTCGGCGATACGCTGCCCGCCGCCACCTTCATGACCACCTCGCCCGAGGGCCCCAAGCCGATCACCGGCGATGAAGCCTTCAAGGGCACGGTAGCCTTGTTCGCCGTTCCTGGCGCCTTCACCCCGACCTGCTCGGCCAAGCACCTGCCGGGCTTCAAGGAGAAAGCCGCCGACCTGAAGGCCAAGGGCGTCGACTCCATCGCCTGCGTCTCGGTCAACGACGTCTTCGTGATGAAGGCTTGGGCCAAGGACCAAGGCGTCGGCGATGAGATCCTCATGCTGGCCGACGGCAACGGCGACTTCACCCGCGCCATCGGCCTGGACTTCGACGGCTCGAAGTTCGGCATGGGTCCGCGCTCGCAGCGCTATTCGATGATCATCAAGGACGGCGTCGTCCAGCAGCTGAACATCGAAGAAGGCGGCGAATTCCGCGTTTCTTCGGCCGACTACATGCTGGGCCAGCTCTAA